CCCTATCGGGATATGATGATTGTTCTCGCCCTTGAGAGGACTGGTGAAAAACAGAAAGCATATGAGAGAGCTCAGGGGCTTCTTAACAAGGTTCCGGAAGAACTGGGTTTCTATGTAGCCTATGCACTTTCCCGCCTTTCTGATGATAATGAAACTCGAAGGTGTTGGCTTGAAACAATGCTAACAAAAGCTACAAACCAGGCACAGACGATTCAGACCCTTAACGAGCTGTTACGGACGGCAGGTGATAATTTGGCCTATGCCCTGCAGCTATTAAAATTTGAACCTATGAATAGCCAGGCTTTGTCCTGCCTTGGAAAGAGTCCGAGACCTTATGGCGGACCTGTCGCAAACGCCCTTGGGTATGCGGCCTATTTACGGGGAGAATATGCCAAAGCCATCCCCCTTTTTTTAGAGGTTCCTCTCGATTCAGCCGATGGCCTCAAGTCCCGTTACTATAGGGCAGTTTCCCTCTACCGCCTCGAGCGGTATGAAGAGGCATTGAAATTGTGGGAATGGCTGGCTCTGAATGGTAAAAGCTATGGGGAATCTTCTGTTCGGCGTCTGGGAATTCTGGCTGGCCAGGGGGAAAGGGAGAAAACCCTTGAATCATTGCAGCGCATAGCTGATAGAGGAAATTCTACAGTGCGGCCAAGGGCTCTTTACTCTCTTTACACCCTTGTACCTGAAGAACAGAAGGAGTTTCTTAAAAAAGAACTCATTGATAAGTATGCAATGACGGAAGGGACCCAGGCCATTCTTTGGGACGATGCTTGGCAGGCCTGGAAAAAAGGCAACACACGGGAAGCCCTTCGCATATGGGAGCACTTCTTTTCACTGAGCAACGGCGCCATGAGAGAACGGCTTTTATATTGGACTGCCAGAGGGTATGAGAAGCTTGAGCAAAAAGGCAAGGCAGAGGAACTTTTTCATACGCTTATTTCGGATTATCCTCTCTCAATATACAGTTTCCTCGCTTCACCAGGGGGGCCATCCTTTACTGGAGAAACTCCGTCAGAGCTCGAGAGAGAAAAGTGCGAGCTTGAAGAATGGGGGTTCGTTTTTTACGCGAGATTGAGACTTCTGAAAGAAGGAAGTAGTTCCGCCTATTATCGGGCTGCTATTCTCTCAGAATGGCTTGAAGATGAGCCTGGAGCCTACAGTGCGGCATCGACATTGGCCTCTGCCCTTTTAAAGAAAAATCCCTTGCCTAAAAAAGGCATCTGTTTTTTATATCCTCGCCCTTATCGCGGCCACGTTCTCCAGTCAGCAGAACGATTTGGTGTGGAGCCGAATTTGATCTGGTCAGTGATGAAACAGGAAAGCGCTTTTGATGCAGATGTAAACAGCTGGGTTGGGGCCATTGGCCTTATGCAGCTTATGCCCGCTACAGGTAAAGAAGAGGCGAAACTCCTGGGGATGGAAAAAGTGGATCTTTGGCAGCCTGAAACTAATATTTTGCTTGCTGCTTCCCATCTGGGGCGATTGCAAAAACGTTTCCGTCGACTTGAATGGGCTATTGCAGCCTATAACGCTGGAGGCGGGGCTGTAGGACGATGGATAAAAGAGGGGGAAGAGCGCCCCTTTGATGAATGGATGGAAGATATTCCCTATAATGAGACGAGAAACTATGTACGTAAAGTGATGGGAAATCTTTTTGTTTACAGAATGCTCTACTAAAAAGTAAGGAGAGGGGCTTTGGTGGTGTACTTCACTAAAGTCCCTTTCCTTTATTTATTGCAGACTGCGGTTGCTTTTCAGAAGGGATAGAGCGATTTCAAAATGATGCTTTTCTATACATGGCGCCCCTTTTTCTCCAATTTTTAGGAAGTCGCGAATTGCAAGGGCGGAAGCCTTGCGGCAGATAAAATGTATATCCCCTCCGGAGTGTCCCTCAGTGGACCGGACAAGCTCTTCGAGATGTACGTCCTCCGCTAGAGGTTTTTTCTGTAGATGTATCTGGAAGATCTCTAGTCTGGCTTTTGCGTCAGGCATGGGAAGCTCAAGCACCACATCGAACCGGCCGCTGCTCAGAAGGGCTGGGTCAATAAGGTCTATCCTATTTGTGGTAGCGAGAACTGTAACGCCCTTAAGCTCTTCAATGCCGCTCATCTCCGCAAGGAATTG
This region of Aminobacterium colombiense DSM 12261 genomic DNA includes:
- a CDS encoding transglycosylase SLT domain-containing protein, yielding MLIRKLHVLAIVLLFLSVSAGMAVGSPDTSQPPSVEEAFWKREWKTIDEFLKLDHAALSPRELTLGANALWLQKRWGEALALLQKIDEADFPSALVPYRDMMIVLALERTGEKQKAYERAQGLLNKVPEELGFYVAYALSRLSDDNETRRCWLETMLTKATNQAQTIQTLNELLRTAGDNLAYALQLLKFEPMNSQALSCLGKSPRPYGGPVANALGYAAYLRGEYAKAIPLFLEVPLDSADGLKSRYYRAVSLYRLERYEEALKLWEWLALNGKSYGESSVRRLGILAGQGEREKTLESLQRIADRGNSTVRPRALYSLYTLVPEEQKEFLKKELIDKYAMTEGTQAILWDDAWQAWKKGNTREALRIWEHFFSLSNGAMRERLLYWTARGYEKLEQKGKAEELFHTLISDYPLSIYSFLASPGGPSFTGETPSELEREKCELEEWGFVFYARLRLLKEGSSSAYYRAAILSEWLEDEPGAYSAASTLASALLKKNPLPKKGICFLYPRPYRGHVLQSAERFGVEPNLIWSVMKQESAFDADVNSWVGAIGLMQLMPATGKEEAKLLGMEKVDLWQPETNILLAASHLGRLQKRFRRLEWAIAAYNAGGGAVGRWIKEGEERPFDEWMEDIPYNETRNYVRKVMGNLFVYRMLY